One Buteo buteo chromosome 5, bButBut1.hap1.1, whole genome shotgun sequence DNA window includes the following coding sequences:
- the MBD5 gene encoding methyl-CpG-binding domain protein 5 isoform X3: protein MNGGKECDGGDTDGGPPAVQVPVGWQRRVDQSGVLYISPSGSLLSCLEQVKTYLLTDGTCKCGLECPLVLPKVFNFDPGAAVKQRTAEDVKADEDVTKLCIHKRKIIAVATLHKSMEAPHPSLVLTSPGGGTSATPVVPTRAATPRSMRNKSHEGITNSVMPECKTPFKLMIGASNAMGRLYVQEMAGSQQQELHSVYPRQRLGSNELGQKSPYRGSHGGMPSPASSGSQIYGDGSISPRTDPLGSPDVFTRNNPNFHGAPNSSPIHMNRTPLSPPSVMLHGSPIQSSCAMAGRTNIPLSPTLTTKSPVMKKPMCNFSAGMEIPRAMFHHKPPQGPPPPPPPPSCALQKKPLTSEKDPLGILDPIPSKPVNQNPVIINPTTFHSNVHSQVPVMNVSMPPAVVPLPSNLPLPTVKPGHMNHGSHVQRVQHSASTSLSPSPVTSPVHMMGSGIGRIEASPQRSRSSSTSSDHGNFLLPPVGPQSSCSGIKVPPRSPRSTIGSPRPSMPSSPSTKHDGLNQYKDIPNPLIAGMSNVLNPPNNAVFSTASAGSGSLKSQPGLLGMPLNQILNQHNAASFPASSLLSAAAKAQLANQNKLAGNNNNSSSNSGPVASGGNNEGHSTLNTMFPPAANVLLPTTEGQSGRAALRDKLMSQQKDPLRKRKQPTTTVLSLLRQSQLDSSGVSKAGSDLIRKQSQSSFPISSMSQLLQSMSCQSSHMSSNSTTSCGSSNTALPCSGNQMHFADTSMNSGSLQNSLAQSLPLRGEGVHCQNTNTNFVHGTSPGTTNHLAGLINQMQASGNCGMLSQSGMALGNSLHPNPPQSRIQASSTPVIPNSIVSSCNQTSPEAGGSGPSSSIAIAGTSQPAITKTTSVLQDGVIVTTAAGNPLQSQLPIGSDFPFAGHEHSLHFPQNSSSNNNLPHSLNQNLLSSLPISLPVNQQHLLNQNLLNILQPSAGEGDMSSINTALNNHQLSHLQSLLNNNQMFPSNQQQQHLLQGYQNMQGFQGQPPIPGPANNPNPMACLFQNFQVRMQEDAAVLNKRMITQMGMAPVPESSNTMLPPFQETSCDLQQRTEPSLGQQAKDNLNVAAQGDTSVDAIYKAVVDAASKGMQVVITTAVSSTTQMSPIPALSAMSAFTASIGDPLNLSSAVSAVIHGRNIAVSDHEGRIRNTRGTRILKNSEHGKNLSEGDGYEYYKSTSCNTPKKQWEGEQSPVSEINRWKCDEFLDHSTHIHSSPCHERPNNISTLPLLQGEQHQLLLSQRNCQSDKMLEENFRYNNYKRTMMSFKERLENTVERCAHINGNRPQQNRGFGELLNTSKQDLILEEQSPSSSNSLESSLVKDYIHYNGDFNAKSINGCVPSPSDAKSISSEDDLRNPDSPSSNELIHYRPRTFNVGDLVWGQIKGLTSWPGKLVREEEVHNSCQQNAEEGKVWVMWFGVHTFTQVEPEKLKTLTEGLEAYNRARKRNRKSGKLNNHLEAAIHEAMSELDKMSGNVHQIPQGDRQVKPPKPKRRKISR from the exons TCCCAGTGGGTCTTTATTATCCTGCTTGGAGCAGGTGAAGACTTACTTGCTGACTGATGGAACGTGCAAGTGTGGCCTAGAATGTCCTCTTGTTCTTCCCAAG GTCTTTAATTTTGATCCTGGAGCTGCTGTGAAGCAGAGAACTGCTGAAGATGTTAAAGCGGACGAAGATGTCACCAAACTATGCatacataaaaggaaaattattgcTGTGGCTACACTTCATAAAAGCATGGAAGCACCACATCCTTCACTAGTTCTAACTAGTCCTGGTGGTGGAACAA GTGCAACTCCAGTAGTTCCTACTCGAGCAGCAACTCCAAGATCGATGAGGAATAAATCGCATGAAGGAATTACAAATTCTGTGATGCCAGAATGTAAGACTCCTTTCAAGTTGATGATAGGGGCATCTAATGCCATGGGTAGGCTTTACGTGCAAGAAATGGCTGGAAGCCAGCAACAAGAACTTCATTCTGTCTATCCTAGGCAGAGATTGGGTAGTAATGAACTTGGACAGAAGTCTCCGTATCGTGGCAGTCATGGTGGGATGCCCAGTCCAGCTTCATCAGGATCACAGATATACGGAGATGGCTCAATCTCTCCTAGGACTGACCCACTTGGAAGCCCTGATGTTTTCACAAGGAACAATCCCAATTTTCATGGAGCACCCAACTCTAGTCCTATTCACATGAACAGGACACCTCTATCTCCACCATCAGTAATGCTACATGGTTCTCCCATACAGTCATCCTGTGCAATGGCTGGAAGGACTAATATACCTCTTTCCCCAACCTTGACCACAAAAAGCCCAGTAATGAAAAAACCCATGTGTAATTTTTCAGCTGGTATGGAAATACCACGAGCAATGTTTCACCATAAACCTCCCCAAGGTccacccccacctcctccaccGCCTTCTtgtgctcttcagaaaaagccATTAACATCAGAAAAGGATCCACTTGGCATACTTGACCCTATTCCTAGCAAACCAGTGAATCAGAATCCCGTTATCATTAACCCAACTACTTTCCATTCAAATGTCCACTCTCAGGTACCCGTGATGAATGTAAGCATGCCTCCTGCTGTCGTCCCTTTGCCAAGTAATCTTCCTTTGCCAACTGTAAAACCTGGTCACATGAATCATGGAAGTCATGTTCAAAGAGTTCAGCATTCTGCTTCaacttccctctctccttcacCAGTGACGTCCCCGGTGCATATGATGGGATCCGGGATTGGAAGGATCGAGGCTTCTCCCCAAAGATCACGCTCTTCTTCCACGTCATCAGATCATGGAAATTTCCTGCTGCCTCCAGTAGGACCACAGTCATCCTGTAGTGGTATTAAAGTTCCTCCCAGGTCCCCAAGGTCAACAATAGGGTCACCGAGACCATCTATGCCATCTAGCCCTTCCACCAAGCATGATGGACTTAATCAATACAAGGACATCCCTAACCCATTAATTGCTGGAATGAGTAATGTATTAAATCCTCCAAACAATGCAGTTTTTTCTACTGCATCGGCTGGAAGTGGTTCCTTGAAGAGTCAGCCTGGTTTGCTGGGAATGCCTTTAAATCAGATCTTGAACCAGCACaatgctgcctcttttccagcAAGTAGTTTactctcagcagcagccaaagcacAGCTAGCAAATCAAAATAAACTTGCTGGTAACAACAATAACAGCAGTAGCAATTCTGGACCTGTTGCCAGCGGTGGCAACAACGAAGGACATAGCACTTTAAATACCATGTTCCCTCCTGCTGCCAATGTGCTTCTACCAACGACTGAAGGGCAAAGTGGCCGAGCAGCACTGAGAGATAAATTGATGTCTCAGCAAAAAGATCctctgaggaaaagaaagcagccGACCACCACGGTGTTGAGTTTGCTGAGACAGTCTCAGTTGGACAGTTCTGGAGTTTCCAAAGCTGGATCTGATTTGATAAGAAAGCAAAGTCAAAGCTCTTTTCCCATCAGTTCTATGTCCCAGCTACTTCAGTCCATGAGTTGTCAAAGCTCTCACATGAGCAGCAATAGTACCACCAGTTGTGGGAGCTCAAATACTGCTTTACCTTGCTCTGGTAACCAGATGCATTTTGCAGACACCAGTATGAACTCTGGCAGTCTCCAGAACTCGCTGGCACAGAGTTTACCCTTGCGAGGGGAAGGTGTGCACTGCCAGAACACAAACACTAACTTTGTCCACGGTACTAGCCCGGGCACAACCAACCATCTTGCAGGTTTAATAAATCAGATGCAGGCTAGCGGGAACTGTGGGATGCTCAGTCAGTCAGGAATGGCGTTAGGAAATTCATTACATCCGAACCCACCTCAGTCGAGAATCCAGGCATCCTCCACTCCAGTGATACCAAACAGCATTGTTAGCAGCTGTAATCAAACAAGTCCTGAAGCAG GGGGTTCAGGACCGTCATCATCAATAGCCATAGCTGGCACCAGCCAACCGGCCATCACAAAGACAACATCTGTGCTTCAAGATGGTGTTATAGTCACTACTGCAGCTGGAAACCCACTTCAGAGCCAGCTGCCCATTGGGAGCGATTTCCCTTTTGCTGGCCACGAACACTCGCTTCATTTTCCGCAGAACAGCTCTTCAAACAACAATCTTCCACATTCTTTGAATCAAAACCTCCTCAGTTCTCTACCTATCTCTTTGCCAGTGAATCAGCAACATCTCCTAAACCAGAATCTATTAAATATACTACAGCCTTCAGCAGGAGAAG GTGACATGTCATCTATAAACACTGCTTTGAATAACCATCAGCTGAGTCATCTCCAGTCGCTATTAAACAACAATCAGATGTTTCCTTCAAATCAGCAGCAACAGCACCTTCTCCAGGGGTACCAGAACATGCAGGGCTTTCAAGGCCAGCCCCCAATTCCTGGCCCAGCTAACAACCCAAACCCCATGGCATGTCTGTTCCAAAATTTCCAG GTGAGAATGCAGGAAGATGCTGCTGTCCTAAACAAAAGAATGATCACTCAAATGGGAATGGCACCAGTTCCTGAGAGCTCCAACACTATGCTTCCTCCTTTCCAAGAAACATCTTGTGATTTGCAGCAAAGAACTGAACCATCTCTTGGACAACAGGCAAAGGATAACCTCAATGTCGCTGCTCAGGGTGATACATCGGTGGACGCTATCTACAAAGCAGTTGTAGATGCTGCAAGCAAAGGAATGCAAGTAGTAATCACCACTGCCGTTAGCAGTACAACACAAATGAGTCCCATTCCAGCTTTGAGTGCCATGAGTGCCTTCACAGCCTCAATTGGTGACCCATTAAATCTTTCTAGTGCTGTCAGTGCAGTAATCCATGGAAGAAACATTGCCGTTTCTGATCATGAAGGTAGGATAAGGAACACTAGAGGAACACGAATACTGAAGAATTCAGAGCACGGTAAAAATTTGAGTGAAGGGGATGGGTATGAATATTACAAATCAACAAGTTGTAACACACCCAAAAAACAGTGGGAAGGGGAGCAAAGTCCCGTCAGTGAGATAAACAGATGGAAATGTGATGAGTTTCTAGACCACTCTACCCATATCCATAGTAGTCCTTGTCACGAAAGGCCCAATAACATCTCCACACTGCCATTACTACAAGGCGAGCAGCATCAGTTACTGTTATCACAGCGAAACTGTCAAAGTGATAAAATGTTGGAGGAGAATTTCAGGTATAACAATTACAAAAGAACTATGATGAGTTTTAAGGAAAGACTGGAGAACACTGTGGAACGTTGTGCACACATAAACGGAAATAGGCCTCAGCAGAACAGAGGATTTGGGGAGTTGCTGAACACTTCTAAACAAGACCTGATTCTGGAAGAGCAATCTCCAAGTTCCTCAAATAGCTTGGAAAGTTCGTTAGTTAAAGACTATATCCATTACAATGGAGATTTTAATGCCAAAAGCATTAATGGGTGTGTGCCTAGCCCTTCAGATGCTAAAAGCATCAGTAGTGAAGATGACCTAAGGAACCCAGATTCCCCTTCTTCAAATGAGCTGATACATTACAGGCCGAGGACGTTTAATGTTGGCGACTTGGTCTGGGGCCAAATCAAAGGACTGACTTCGTGGCCTGGAAAACTAGTAAGAGAAGAAGAAGTTCACAATTCATGTCAACAAAACGCTGAGGAGGGGAag
- the MBD5 gene encoding methyl-CpG-binding domain protein 5 isoform X4: protein MNGGKECDGGDTDGGPPAVQVPVGWQRRVDQSGVLYISPSGSLLSCLEQVKTYLLTDGTCKCGLECPLVLPKVFNFDPGAAVKQRTAEDVKADEDVTKLCIHKRKIIAVATLHKSMEAPHPSLVLTSPGGGTSATPVVPTRAATPRSMRNKSHEGITNSVMPECKTPFKLMIGASNAMGRLYVQEMAGSQQQELHSVYPRQRLGSNELGQKSPYRGSHGGMPSPASSGSQIYGDGSISPRTDPLGSPDVFTRNNPNFHGAPNSSPIHMNRTPLSPPSVMLHGSPIQSSCAMAGRTNIPLSPTLTTKSPVMKKPMCNFSAGMEIPRAMFHHKPPQGPPPPPPPPSCALQKKPLTSEKDPLGILDPIPSKPVNQNPVIINPTTFHSNVHSQVPVMNVSMPPAVVPLPSNLPLPTVKPGHMNHGSHVQRVQHSASTSLSPSPVTSPVHMMGSGIGRIEASPQRSRSSSTSSDHGNFLLPPVGPQSSCSGIKVPPRSPRSTIGSPRPSMPSSPSTKHDGLNQYKDIPNPLIAGMSNVLNPPNNAVFSTASAGSGSLKSQPGLLGMPLNQILNQHNAASFPASSLLSAAAKAQLANQNKLAGNNNNSSSNSGPVASGGNNEGHSTLNTMFPPAANVLLPTTEGQSGRAALRDKLMSQQKDPLRKRKQPTTTVLSLLRQSQLDSSGVSKAGSDLIRKQSQSSFPISSMSQLLQSMSCQSSHMSSNSTTSCGSSNTALPCSGNQMHFADTSMNSGSLQNSLAQSLPLRGEGVHCQNTNTNFVHGTSPGTTNHLAGLINQMQASGNCGMLSQSGMALGNSLHPNPPQSRIQASSTPVIPNSIVSSCNQTSPEAGGSGPSSSIAIAGTSQPAITKTTSVLQDGVIVTTAAGNPLQSQLPIGSDFPFAGHEHSLHFPQNSSSNNNLPHSLNQNLLSSLPISLPVNQQHLLNQNLLNILQPSAGEGDMSSINTALNNHQLSHLQSLLNNNQMFPSNQQQQHLLQGYQNMQGFQGQPPIPGPANNPNPMACLFQNFQVRMQEDAAVLNKRMITQMGMAPVPESSNTMLPPFQETSCDLQQRTEPSLGQQAKDNLNVAAQGDTSVDAIYKAVVDAASKGMQVVITTAVSSTTQMSPIPALSAMSAFTASIGDPLNLSSAVSAVIHGRNIAVSDHEGRIRNTRGTRILKNSEHGKNLSEGDGYEYYKSTSCNTPKKQWEGEQSPVSEINRWKCDEFLDHSTHIHSSPCHERPNNISTLPLLQGEQHQLLLSQRNCQSDKMLEENFRYNNYKRTMMSFKERLENTVERCAHINGNRPQQNRGFGELLNTSKQDLILEEQSPSSSNSLESSLVKDYIHYNGDFNAKSINGCVPSPSDAKSISSEDDLRNPDSPSSNELIHYRPRTFNVGDLVWGQIKGLTSWPGKLVREEEVHNSCQQNAEEGKVEPEKLKTLTEGLEAYNRARKRNRKSGKLNNHLEAAIHEAMSELDKMSGNVHQIPQGDRQVKPPKPKRRKISR, encoded by the exons TCCCAGTGGGTCTTTATTATCCTGCTTGGAGCAGGTGAAGACTTACTTGCTGACTGATGGAACGTGCAAGTGTGGCCTAGAATGTCCTCTTGTTCTTCCCAAG GTCTTTAATTTTGATCCTGGAGCTGCTGTGAAGCAGAGAACTGCTGAAGATGTTAAAGCGGACGAAGATGTCACCAAACTATGCatacataaaaggaaaattattgcTGTGGCTACACTTCATAAAAGCATGGAAGCACCACATCCTTCACTAGTTCTAACTAGTCCTGGTGGTGGAACAA GTGCAACTCCAGTAGTTCCTACTCGAGCAGCAACTCCAAGATCGATGAGGAATAAATCGCATGAAGGAATTACAAATTCTGTGATGCCAGAATGTAAGACTCCTTTCAAGTTGATGATAGGGGCATCTAATGCCATGGGTAGGCTTTACGTGCAAGAAATGGCTGGAAGCCAGCAACAAGAACTTCATTCTGTCTATCCTAGGCAGAGATTGGGTAGTAATGAACTTGGACAGAAGTCTCCGTATCGTGGCAGTCATGGTGGGATGCCCAGTCCAGCTTCATCAGGATCACAGATATACGGAGATGGCTCAATCTCTCCTAGGACTGACCCACTTGGAAGCCCTGATGTTTTCACAAGGAACAATCCCAATTTTCATGGAGCACCCAACTCTAGTCCTATTCACATGAACAGGACACCTCTATCTCCACCATCAGTAATGCTACATGGTTCTCCCATACAGTCATCCTGTGCAATGGCTGGAAGGACTAATATACCTCTTTCCCCAACCTTGACCACAAAAAGCCCAGTAATGAAAAAACCCATGTGTAATTTTTCAGCTGGTATGGAAATACCACGAGCAATGTTTCACCATAAACCTCCCCAAGGTccacccccacctcctccaccGCCTTCTtgtgctcttcagaaaaagccATTAACATCAGAAAAGGATCCACTTGGCATACTTGACCCTATTCCTAGCAAACCAGTGAATCAGAATCCCGTTATCATTAACCCAACTACTTTCCATTCAAATGTCCACTCTCAGGTACCCGTGATGAATGTAAGCATGCCTCCTGCTGTCGTCCCTTTGCCAAGTAATCTTCCTTTGCCAACTGTAAAACCTGGTCACATGAATCATGGAAGTCATGTTCAAAGAGTTCAGCATTCTGCTTCaacttccctctctccttcacCAGTGACGTCCCCGGTGCATATGATGGGATCCGGGATTGGAAGGATCGAGGCTTCTCCCCAAAGATCACGCTCTTCTTCCACGTCATCAGATCATGGAAATTTCCTGCTGCCTCCAGTAGGACCACAGTCATCCTGTAGTGGTATTAAAGTTCCTCCCAGGTCCCCAAGGTCAACAATAGGGTCACCGAGACCATCTATGCCATCTAGCCCTTCCACCAAGCATGATGGACTTAATCAATACAAGGACATCCCTAACCCATTAATTGCTGGAATGAGTAATGTATTAAATCCTCCAAACAATGCAGTTTTTTCTACTGCATCGGCTGGAAGTGGTTCCTTGAAGAGTCAGCCTGGTTTGCTGGGAATGCCTTTAAATCAGATCTTGAACCAGCACaatgctgcctcttttccagcAAGTAGTTTactctcagcagcagccaaagcacAGCTAGCAAATCAAAATAAACTTGCTGGTAACAACAATAACAGCAGTAGCAATTCTGGACCTGTTGCCAGCGGTGGCAACAACGAAGGACATAGCACTTTAAATACCATGTTCCCTCCTGCTGCCAATGTGCTTCTACCAACGACTGAAGGGCAAAGTGGCCGAGCAGCACTGAGAGATAAATTGATGTCTCAGCAAAAAGATCctctgaggaaaagaaagcagccGACCACCACGGTGTTGAGTTTGCTGAGACAGTCTCAGTTGGACAGTTCTGGAGTTTCCAAAGCTGGATCTGATTTGATAAGAAAGCAAAGTCAAAGCTCTTTTCCCATCAGTTCTATGTCCCAGCTACTTCAGTCCATGAGTTGTCAAAGCTCTCACATGAGCAGCAATAGTACCACCAGTTGTGGGAGCTCAAATACTGCTTTACCTTGCTCTGGTAACCAGATGCATTTTGCAGACACCAGTATGAACTCTGGCAGTCTCCAGAACTCGCTGGCACAGAGTTTACCCTTGCGAGGGGAAGGTGTGCACTGCCAGAACACAAACACTAACTTTGTCCACGGTACTAGCCCGGGCACAACCAACCATCTTGCAGGTTTAATAAATCAGATGCAGGCTAGCGGGAACTGTGGGATGCTCAGTCAGTCAGGAATGGCGTTAGGAAATTCATTACATCCGAACCCACCTCAGTCGAGAATCCAGGCATCCTCCACTCCAGTGATACCAAACAGCATTGTTAGCAGCTGTAATCAAACAAGTCCTGAAGCAG GGGGTTCAGGACCGTCATCATCAATAGCCATAGCTGGCACCAGCCAACCGGCCATCACAAAGACAACATCTGTGCTTCAAGATGGTGTTATAGTCACTACTGCAGCTGGAAACCCACTTCAGAGCCAGCTGCCCATTGGGAGCGATTTCCCTTTTGCTGGCCACGAACACTCGCTTCATTTTCCGCAGAACAGCTCTTCAAACAACAATCTTCCACATTCTTTGAATCAAAACCTCCTCAGTTCTCTACCTATCTCTTTGCCAGTGAATCAGCAACATCTCCTAAACCAGAATCTATTAAATATACTACAGCCTTCAGCAGGAGAAG GTGACATGTCATCTATAAACACTGCTTTGAATAACCATCAGCTGAGTCATCTCCAGTCGCTATTAAACAACAATCAGATGTTTCCTTCAAATCAGCAGCAACAGCACCTTCTCCAGGGGTACCAGAACATGCAGGGCTTTCAAGGCCAGCCCCCAATTCCTGGCCCAGCTAACAACCCAAACCCCATGGCATGTCTGTTCCAAAATTTCCAG GTGAGAATGCAGGAAGATGCTGCTGTCCTAAACAAAAGAATGATCACTCAAATGGGAATGGCACCAGTTCCTGAGAGCTCCAACACTATGCTTCCTCCTTTCCAAGAAACATCTTGTGATTTGCAGCAAAGAACTGAACCATCTCTTGGACAACAGGCAAAGGATAACCTCAATGTCGCTGCTCAGGGTGATACATCGGTGGACGCTATCTACAAAGCAGTTGTAGATGCTGCAAGCAAAGGAATGCAAGTAGTAATCACCACTGCCGTTAGCAGTACAACACAAATGAGTCCCATTCCAGCTTTGAGTGCCATGAGTGCCTTCACAGCCTCAATTGGTGACCCATTAAATCTTTCTAGTGCTGTCAGTGCAGTAATCCATGGAAGAAACATTGCCGTTTCTGATCATGAAGGTAGGATAAGGAACACTAGAGGAACACGAATACTGAAGAATTCAGAGCACGGTAAAAATTTGAGTGAAGGGGATGGGTATGAATATTACAAATCAACAAGTTGTAACACACCCAAAAAACAGTGGGAAGGGGAGCAAAGTCCCGTCAGTGAGATAAACAGATGGAAATGTGATGAGTTTCTAGACCACTCTACCCATATCCATAGTAGTCCTTGTCACGAAAGGCCCAATAACATCTCCACACTGCCATTACTACAAGGCGAGCAGCATCAGTTACTGTTATCACAGCGAAACTGTCAAAGTGATAAAATGTTGGAGGAGAATTTCAGGTATAACAATTACAAAAGAACTATGATGAGTTTTAAGGAAAGACTGGAGAACACTGTGGAACGTTGTGCACACATAAACGGAAATAGGCCTCAGCAGAACAGAGGATTTGGGGAGTTGCTGAACACTTCTAAACAAGACCTGATTCTGGAAGAGCAATCTCCAAGTTCCTCAAATAGCTTGGAAAGTTCGTTAGTTAAAGACTATATCCATTACAATGGAGATTTTAATGCCAAAAGCATTAATGGGTGTGTGCCTAGCCCTTCAGATGCTAAAAGCATCAGTAGTGAAGATGACCTAAGGAACCCAGATTCCCCTTCTTCAAATGAGCTGATACATTACAGGCCGAGGACGTTTAATGTTGGCGACTTGGTCTGGGGCCAAATCAAAGGACTGACTTCGTGGCCTGGAAAACTAGTAAGAGAAGAAGAAGTTCACAATTCATGTCAACAAAACGCTGAGGAGGGGAag